From Zingiber officinale cultivar Zhangliang chromosome 5B, Zo_v1.1, whole genome shotgun sequence, the proteins below share one genomic window:
- the LOC121986334 gene encoding aspartyl protease family protein At5g10770-like, translating into MVRAAPQHSTLWCSKNMAPHFSSFSSSLLILLLGFIVYKADATVLSAQLHVDLKTLQPRDSCSPSVKGAGVSSGSNGTSLRVVHRHGPCSPFAGQQKPLSHAKILDLDQARVDDIHRRVSQHSKPLADSAVKLPASSGEYLGIGNYVVTVGFGTPKKDQIVIFDTGSSVSWIQCEPCVVYCYEQEAPLFDPSLSSTYANISCDSSFCDELGQSGCSDSNCVYYVQYGDNSSTLGFYAQDTLTLSSVDSIPGFRFGCGQRNTGLFHGNDGLLGLGRDKPSIVSQTYTQYGGVFSYCLPLTSSSVGYLTFGSYPAGNLMLTPMLSNPSYPTFYYLELTGISVGGQLLSVPPSIFDNSGTFIDSGTVITRLPDTAYSALRSAFRQGMTAYKSVPGPGLLDTCYDFSGSGGQANIPTVALHLGGGATINLEAAGILYTLSSSQVCLAFAGNGDDTRMGILGNTQQKGFNVLYDINKRVLGFGPGGCS; encoded by the exons ATGGTTCGTGCAGCACCACAACACTCAACTTTGTGGTGTAGTAAGAATATGGCTCCTcatttctcttccttttcttcatcatTATTGATATTGCTCTTGGGTTTTATAGTTTACAAAGCTGATGCAACAGTACTCAGTGCTCAGCTTCACGTTGATCTCAAAACTCTCCAGCCCAGAGATTCTTGTTCGCCTTCAGTCAAAG GAGCAGGAGTCAGCTCCGGGAGCAACGGGACAAGCCTTCGCGTGGTTCACCGGCACGGCCCGTGCTCGCCGTTCGCCGGCCAACAGAAGCCGCTCTCCCATGCTAAAATCCTCGACCTGGACCAAGCCCGCGTTGACGACATCCACCGCCGCGTCTCTCAGCACTCCAAGCCGCTAGCCGACTCCGCCGTTAAACTACCTGCCTCCAGCGGCGAATACCTCGGCATCGGCAACTATGTCGTCACAGTCGGATTCGGCACCCCAAAGAAGGACCAGATCGTGATCTTCGACACCGGAAGCAGCGTCTCTTGGATCCAGTGCGAGCCCTGCGTCGTGTACTGCTACGAACAAGAAGCTCCCCTGTTCGACCCCTCCCTCTCTTCCACCTACGCCAACATCTCCTGCGACTCCTCGTTCTGCGACGAGCTCGGCCAGTCCGGATGCTCCGACTCCAACTGCGTCTACTACGTCCAATACGGCGACAACTCGTCCACCCTCGGCTTCTACGCGCAGGACACGCTCACTCTCTCCTCCGTTGACAGCATCCCCGGATTCCGCTTCGGATGCGGCCAGAGAAACACGGGCCTTTTTCACGGAAATGACGGGCTCCTCGGCCTAGGCCGCGACAAGCCGTCCATCGTATCACAGACGTACACCCAGTACGGCGGCGTCTTCTCGTACTGCTTGCCACTCACCTCCAGCTCCGTCGGCTACCTGACCTTCGGTAGCTACCCCGCCGGCAATCTCATGCTCACGCCGATGCTCTCCAATCCAAGTTACCCTACGTTCTACTACCTTGAATTGACAGGCATCAGCGTGGGCGGACAACTGCTCTCGGTGCCTCCCTCTATTTTCGACAACAGCGGAACTTTCATCGACTCCGGCACGGTGATCACACGGCTTCCGGACACGGCATACTCTGCACTCAGGTCAGCCTTCCGGCAGGGAATGACAGCATACAAGTCCGTACCAGGGCCTGGACTACTAGACACGTGCTACGACTTCAGTGGCTCCGGCGGCCAAGCGAACATCCCGACGGTGGCGCTACACCTGGGCGGTGGGGCTACCATCAACCTGGAGGCGGCCGGAATTCTCTACACGTTGAGCTCATCGCAAGTGTGCCTCGCTTTCGCTGGCAATGGAGACGACACCCGCATGGGTATCCTGGGGAATACTCAACAGAAAGGCTTCAATGTGCTCTACGATATCAACAAACGAGTTCTTGGGTTCGGCCCTGGAGGTTGCAGTTAG
- the LOC121986336 gene encoding aspartyl protease family protein At5g10770-like, giving the protein MAPHFSSFSSSLLILLLGFIFHIVDGTDQILSARLHVDLKALQPKDSCSPSVKGAGVSSGTNWTSLRVVHRHGPCSPFAGQQKQLSHAKILDLDQARVDDIHRRVSHSKPLAASDSAASLPARSGAYIGSGNYVVTVGFGTPKNDQTVIFDTGSSISWIQCQPCVSCYEQEAPLFDPSRSSTYANISCGSSFCDELGNATCSGSNCMYGVKYLDNSSTFGFYAQDTLTLSPVDSIPGFRFGCGERNMGLFHGNDGLLGLGPLKLSLVSQTYTQYGGVFSYCLPLTSSSVGYLAFGSYPAGNLMLTPMLSNASQPAFYYLELTGISVDGQLLSVPPSIFANTGTFIDSGTVITRLPATAYSALRSAFRQRMTAYKSAPGAELLDTCYDFSGSGGQVSIPTVALHLGGDVTINLMMAGILFTVNSSQTCLAFSSNGDDTRMGILGNTQQRGFNVVYDIDNKVIGFGPEGCS; this is encoded by the exons ATGGCTCCTcatttctcttccttttcttcttcattattGATATTGCTATTAGGTTTTATATTTCACATAGTTGATGGAACAGATCAAATACTAAGTGCTCGTCTTCATGTTGATCTGAAAGCTCTCCAGCCCAAAGATTCTTGTTCGCCTTCGGTCAAAG GAGCAGGAGTGAGCTCCGGTACAAACTGGACAAGCCTTCGCGTGGTTCACCGGCACGGCCCGTGCTCGCCGTTCGCCGGCCAACAGAAGCAGCTATCCCATGCTAAAATACTCGACCTCGACCAAGCCCGCGTTGATGACATCCACCGCCGCGTCTCGCACTCCAAGCCGCTCGCCGCCTCCGACTCCGCCGCCTCATTACCGGCCCGCAGCGGCGCATACATCGGCAGCGGCAACTATGTCGTCACCGTCGGTTTTGGCACTCCGAAGAACGACCAGACCGTCATCTTCGACACCGGAAGCAGCATCTCTTGGATCCAGTGCCAGCCCTGCGTGTCCTGCTACGAACAAGAAGCTCCCCTGTTCGACCCCTCCCGCTCTTCCACCTACGCCAACATCTCCTGCGGCTCCTCGTTCTGCGATGAGCTCGGCAATGCCACATGCTCTGGCTCCAACTGCATGTACGGCGTCAAGTACCTCGACAACTCGTCCACCTTCGGCTTCTACGCGCAGGACACGCTCACTCTCTCCCCCGTTGACAGCATCCCCGGATTCCGCTTCGGATGTGGCGAGAGAAACATGGGCCTTTTCCACGGAAATGACGGGCTCCTCGGCCTAGGCCCTCTGAAGCTGTCTCTCGTATCACAGACGTACACCCAGTACGGCGGCGTCTTCTCATACTGCTTGCCACTCACCTCCAGCTCCGTCGGCTACCTGGCCTTCGGTAGCTACCCCGCCGGCAATCTCATGCTCACGCCGATGCTCTCCAATGCAAGTCAACCTGCGTTTTACTACCTTGAATTGACAGGCATCAGCGTGGATGGACAACTGCTCTCGGTGCCTCCCTCTATTTTCGCCAACACCGGAACCTTCATCGACTCCGGCACGGTGATCACACGGCTTCCGGCGACGGCATACTCCGCACTCAGGTCAGCCTTCCGGCAGAGAATGACAGCATACAAGTCTGCACCAGGGGCTGAACTGCTAGACACGTGCTACGACTTCAGTGGCTCCGGCGGCCAAGTGAGCATCCCGACAGTGGCGCTACACCTGGGCGGTGACGTTACCATTAACCTGATGATGGCCGGAATTCTCTTCACAGTGAACTCATCCCAAACGTGCCTCGCGTTTTCTAGCAATGGAGACGACACCCGCATGGGTATCCTGGGGAATACTCAACAGCGAGGCTTCAATGTTGTCTACGATATCGACAACAAAGTCATTGGGTTTGGCCCTGAAGGTTGCAGTTAG